The Stappia sp. genome window below encodes:
- a CDS encoding methyltetrahydrofolate cobalamin methyltransferase, translated as MTRTIVASATKEIIIGFDQPFCVIGERINPTGRKKLAAEMIAGDFSTVEKDALAQAAAGATMLDVNAGVTAVNPNETEPPLLVKTLEIVQGLTDLPLSIDSSVTAAIEAGLKVAKGRPLVNSVTGEEEKLEAILPLIKKYNVPVVAISNDETGISEDPDVRFAVAKKIVERAADYGIPAHDIVVDPLVMPIGAMGTAGQQVFALLRRLREELKVNTTCGLSNISFGLPHRHGINAAFIPMVIAAGMTSAIMNPCRPQEMEAVRGANVLTGADPNCSEWIMTYRDHKPGAAAASPAPTAGDGGGRRRGGREGRRRASA; from the coding sequence ATGACACGCACAATCGTGGCCTCGGCCACCAAGGAAATCATCATCGGCTTCGATCAACCCTTCTGCGTGATCGGCGAGCGCATCAATCCGACCGGGCGCAAGAAGCTCGCCGCCGAGATGATCGCCGGCGATTTCTCCACCGTGGAAAAGGACGCGCTGGCGCAGGCCGCCGCCGGGGCCACCATGCTCGACGTCAACGCCGGCGTGACGGCGGTCAACCCGAACGAGACCGAACCGCCGCTGCTGGTCAAGACGCTGGAGATCGTCCAGGGCCTGACCGACCTGCCGCTGTCCATCGACAGTTCCGTCACGGCGGCGATCGAGGCCGGTCTGAAGGTCGCCAAGGGCCGGCCGCTGGTGAACTCGGTCACCGGCGAGGAGGAAAAGCTCGAGGCGATCCTGCCGCTCATCAAGAAGTACAATGTGCCGGTCGTCGCCATTTCCAACGACGAGACGGGCATCTCGGAAGATCCGGACGTGCGCTTCGCGGTGGCGAAGAAGATCGTCGAGCGCGCCGCCGACTACGGCATTCCCGCCCATGACATCGTCGTCGATCCGCTCGTTATGCCGATCGGCGCCATGGGCACGGCGGGCCAGCAGGTGTTCGCGCTTCTGCGCCGGCTGCGCGAGGAGCTCAAGGTCAACACCACCTGCGGGTTGTCCAACATCTCCTTCGGCCTGCCGCACCGCCACGGCATCAACGCCGCCTTCATCCCGATGGTGATCGCCGCCGGCATGACCAGCGCCATCATGAACCCCTGCCGGCCGCAGGAAATGGAGGCGGTGCGCGGCGCCAACGTGCTGACCGGCGCCGACCCCAACTGCAGCGAATGGATCATGACCTATCGCGACCACAAGCCGGGTGCGGCAGCCGCCTCCCCCGCCCCGACGGCCGGCGACGGCGGCGGGCGCCGGCGCGGCGGCCGCGAGGGCCGGCGGCGCGCCAGCGCCTGA
- a CDS encoding methylenetetrahydrofolate reductase has protein sequence MTDPRLNAQGRFAASTEVSPRQALDKPEALAPVPKLTRVYLTDLGNVGEDDIVRAARVIHDMGLVPVPHMAARRYPSLEAFERRLRRLVGEAGVREVLAIAGEADTPGPLASSLALLETGLFDEMGIERIAVAGHPEGAPEIPTDTIRAFLMRKHELAAQSDAHFHIVTQFGFDPQRVNLWLDEIASWGNRFPVHIGIAGPAKMTTLVKYAAFAGVENSLAFLRKRGGAVVSMLSGYDPETMVGPLEARIEVRPHTQLEQIHVFPFGGLKKTSEWLLQRGSWSFQPAPERPYPAELAQ, from the coding sequence ATGACCGATCCCCGGCTGAACGCCCAAGGCCGTTTCGCCGCCTCGACCGAGGTGTCGCCGCGCCAGGCGCTCGACAAACCCGAAGCGCTGGCGCCGGTGCCGAAACTCACCCGCGTCTATCTCACCGACCTCGGCAACGTGGGCGAGGACGACATCGTGCGCGCCGCCCGCGTCATCCATGACATGGGGCTCGTTCCCGTGCCGCATATGGCCGCGCGCCGCTACCCGAGCCTCGAGGCGTTCGAACGCCGCCTGCGCCGCCTCGTCGGCGAGGCGGGGGTGCGCGAGGTGCTGGCGATTGCCGGAGAGGCGGACACGCCCGGGCCGCTTGCCTCCTCGCTGGCGCTGCTGGAAACTGGGCTGTTCGACGAGATGGGCATCGAGCGCATCGCGGTCGCGGGCCATCCCGAAGGCGCGCCTGAGATCCCGACCGACACGATCCGCGCCTTTCTGATGCGCAAGCACGAGCTGGCCGCGCAAAGCGACGCGCATTTCCACATCGTCACGCAGTTCGGCTTCGACCCGCAGCGCGTCAACCTGTGGCTCGACGAGATCGCGTCCTGGGGCAACCGCTTTCCGGTTCACATCGGCATCGCCGGGCCGGCCAAGATGACGACGCTCGTGAAATACGCCGCCTTCGCCGGCGTCGAGAACTCGCTCGCCTTCCTCAGGAAGCGCGGCGGCGCGGTGGTCTCCATGCTGTCGGGCTACGACCCGGAAACCATGGTCGGCCCGCTGGAAGCACGTATCGAGGTGCGCCCGCACACGCAGCTCGAGCAGATCCACGTCTTTCCCTTCGGCGGGCTGAAGAAGACCTCCGAATGGCTGTTGCAGCGCGGGAGCTGGTCGTTTCAGCCCGCCCCCGAGCGCCCGTACCCTGCGGAGTTAGCGCAATGA
- a CDS encoding virulence factor, translating into MAQKTIVYWRDIPAQVLVKAGRKTARRELPERFIQAIDRCAMTIGARDSDAYLAEWRRGDPESVGEDLEGEADAALAELDTAYPNERLKALIDTGGHAT; encoded by the coding sequence GTGGCGCAGAAGACCATCGTTTACTGGCGGGACATTCCCGCCCAGGTGCTCGTCAAGGCGGGGCGCAAAACCGCGCGGCGCGAGCTGCCGGAGCGCTTCATCCAGGCCATCGACCGCTGCGCCATGACCATCGGCGCCAGGGACAGCGACGCCTATCTCGCCGAGTGGCGTCGCGGCGATCCCGAATCCGTGGGCGAGGATCTCGAGGGCGAGGCGGACGCCGCGCTTGCCGAGCTCGACACGGCTTACCCCAACGAGCGGCTCAAGGCGCTCATCGACACCGGAGGGCACGCGACATGA
- the catB gene encoding type B chloramphenicol O-acetyltransferase has protein sequence MQNFFESPFKGVPLDRQVTNPNIRVGRFSYYSGYYHGHSFDDCARYLMPDRDDVDRLIVGSFCSIGSGAAFMMAGNQGHRADWVSTFPFFYAGEGETFAKAVDGYRPAGDTVIGNDVWIGSEALILPGITIGDGAMIGARAVVTKPVEPYAVVAGNPARQIRKRFGDADIARLLEMRWWDWPLERIEAEMAALCASDIAGLHARWVADGRP, from the coding sequence GTGCAGAATTTCTTCGAGAGCCCGTTCAAGGGCGTGCCGCTCGACCGGCAGGTGACCAATCCCAACATCCGCGTCGGCCGTTTCAGCTATTACTCGGGCTACTATCACGGCCATTCCTTCGACGACTGCGCGCGCTACCTGATGCCCGATCGCGACGATGTTGACCGACTGATCGTCGGCAGCTTCTGCTCCATCGGCAGCGGCGCGGCGTTCATGATGGCGGGCAATCAGGGGCACCGCGCCGACTGGGTCTCGACCTTTCCCTTCTTCTACGCCGGCGAGGGGGAGACCTTTGCCAAGGCGGTCGACGGCTATCGCCCGGCCGGCGACACGGTCATCGGCAACGACGTGTGGATCGGCTCCGAGGCGCTGATCCTGCCCGGCATCACCATCGGCGACGGCGCCATGATCGGCGCGCGCGCCGTGGTGACCAAGCCGGTCGAGCCCTATGCCGTCGTCGCGGGCAACCCGGCGCGCCAGATCCGCAAGCGCTTCGGCGACGCCGACATCGCCCGCCTGCTCGAAATGCGCTGGTGGGACTGGCCGCTGGAGCGGATCGAGGCGGAGATGGCGGCCTTGTGCGCCTCCGACATCGCGGGGCTGCATGCCCGCTGGGTCGCCGACGGCCGGCCCTGA